Proteins from a single region of Anaerolineae bacterium:
- a CDS encoding UDP-N-acetylmuramate--L-alanine ligase: MLMPGQHVHFVGIGGSGLSAIARVMLQRGYRVSGSDRQLNELTAALARDGAVIYAGHRAEHIGDAALVIISSAVPADNPEVLAARARGLPVLKRSDILAELMAGQVGVAVAGTHGKTTTTAMIVHILRETGRDPSFIVGGVVPGVGTNAGVGRGEAFVIEADEYDHMFLGLQPTIAVITNIEHDHPDLFPTLEVLTEDFRRFAALLPADGLLIACADDPGAAKLAAERQSVGAVVTTYGLASPQADWRAVDVQARGKGMAFRVVRAGRDIGAGLLSVPGAHNVQNALAALIAAMRLGVPEKDALAALATYSGAGRRFEVRGQAGGVTVIDDYAHHPTAITVTLRAARAAYPQATIWAVWQPHTFSRLRALFDAFAAAFPPEAADHVLITDVYAAREQQSDGPGIPELIARISHPDVRHTPTLDSAVEALAVGVQPGDVVLILSAGDAPTIGVRLLERLRQGR; this comes from the coding sequence ATGCTGATGCCCGGCCAGCATGTCCATTTTGTCGGGATTGGTGGTAGCGGCCTTTCGGCCATCGCCCGCGTGATGCTCCAGCGCGGCTATCGCGTCTCCGGTTCCGATCGCCAGCTGAACGAGTTGACGGCGGCGCTGGCCCGCGACGGCGCAGTGATCTACGCCGGTCACCGGGCGGAACACATCGGCGACGCTGCGCTGGTGATCATCTCCTCGGCTGTCCCGGCGGATAATCCCGAAGTGCTGGCGGCGCGGGCGCGCGGCCTGCCTGTCCTCAAGCGTAGCGACATTCTGGCGGAATTGATGGCCGGGCAGGTCGGCGTTGCCGTGGCTGGAACGCACGGTAAGACGACAACCACAGCGATGATCGTGCATATCCTGCGGGAGACGGGACGCGATCCCTCGTTCATCGTCGGCGGCGTGGTGCCGGGTGTGGGCACCAACGCCGGGGTGGGCCGGGGGGAGGCGTTTGTCATCGAAGCTGACGAATACGATCATATGTTCCTGGGGTTGCAGCCAACAATCGCCGTGATCACCAATATCGAGCATGACCATCCAGACCTCTTCCCGACTCTGGAGGTATTGACGGAAGATTTCCGCCGCTTTGCCGCGTTGCTTCCAGCGGACGGCCTGCTGATCGCCTGCGCTGACGATCCCGGCGCGGCGAAGCTGGCGGCTGAGCGGCAGTCAGTAGGTGCAGTGGTGACGACCTACGGCCTGGCCAGCCCACAGGCCGACTGGCGTGCTGTAGACGTACAGGCGCGGGGGAAGGGAATGGCCTTCCGCGTGGTACGGGCGGGGCGGGATATCGGCGCCGGGTTGCTGAGCGTGCCGGGCGCTCACAATGTGCAGAATGCCCTGGCAGCGCTGATTGCGGCGATGCGGCTGGGCGTGCCGGAGAAGGATGCGCTGGCAGCGCTGGCAACCTACAGCGGCGCCGGGCGGCGCTTTGAGGTGCGCGGGCAGGCCGGTGGCGTGACTGTGATCGATGATTATGCCCACCACCCGACAGCTATCACCGTGACGCTACGGGCGGCGCGGGCTGCCTATCCGCAGGCGACGATCTGGGCGGTCTGGCAGCCACATACCTTCTCGCGCTTGCGGGCGCTTTTTGACGCTTTCGCCGCAGCCTTTCCGCCGGAAGCCGCCGACCATGTCCTGATCACCGATGTCTATGCCGCGCGGGAGCAGCAGAGCGACGGCCCCGGCATTCCCGAACTGATTGCCCGTATTTCTCATCCAGACGTGCGCCATACACCAACGCTGGACAGCGCCGTCGAGGCGCTGGCAGTGGGGGTGCAACCGGGCGATGTGGTGCTGATCCTCAGCGCCGGTGACGCGCCAACGATCGGCGTCCGCCTGCTGGAGCGACTGCGCCAGGGTCGTTAA
- the murB gene encoding UDP-N-acetylmuramate dehydrogenase — protein MAVDYTLLEERFGDRLRRDEPLARHTAARLGGPADALVVAHNLADLIFAARFAWERGVPHRILGGGSNVLMADSGFRGLVIINRAAALTIGADGVVRAESGASLSTVARRCMARGLRGLEWAVSVPGTIGGAAINNAGAYGGDMTACVREVEVYRAAGVARYAVADMAYAYRTSALKGMQEPYLVTTVTLQLAPGADPAALKAQAAEYIAHRKRTQPPGASLGSIFKNPPGDYAGRLIEAAGLKGARRGQVQISEKHANFLVNLGEGGTATDYLALIRLAQETVAARFGVRLELEIELLGDFST, from the coding sequence GTGGCTGTGGACTACACGCTCCTGGAGGAGCGCTTTGGCGACCGTCTACGGCGGGACGAGCCGCTGGCCCGCCATACGGCGGCCCGGCTGGGCGGCCCGGCGGATGCGCTGGTGGTGGCCCACAACCTGGCCGATCTGATCTTTGCCGCCCGGTTTGCCTGGGAACGGGGTGTGCCGCATCGTATTCTGGGCGGTGGCTCTAATGTGCTGATGGCCGATAGCGGCTTCCGGGGACTGGTCATCATCAACCGGGCAGCGGCGCTGACAATTGGCGCAGACGGCGTCGTCCGGGCGGAAAGCGGAGCCAGCTTGAGTACGGTGGCGCGGCGCTGTATGGCGCGCGGCCTGCGCGGGCTGGAATGGGCGGTCAGCGTGCCGGGTACGATTGGTGGGGCGGCGATCAACAACGCCGGGGCATACGGGGGCGATATGACCGCCTGTGTCCGGGAGGTGGAGGTATACCGCGCGGCGGGGGTGGCTCGTTACGCTGTCGCTGATATGGCCTATGCTTACCGCACTTCGGCACTCAAGGGTATGCAGGAGCCGTACCTGGTGACGACTGTCACGCTTCAGCTGGCGCCTGGCGCTGATCCAGCGGCGCTCAAAGCTCAGGCGGCGGAATACATTGCTCATCGTAAGCGCACACAACCGCCGGGGGCCAGCCTGGGCAGCATCTTCAAGAATCCGCCGGGCGACTACGCTGGACGCCTGATCGAGGCTGCCGGGCTAAAAGGGGCGCGGCGCGGTCAGGTGCAGATCTCAGAGAAGCACGCCAATTTCCTGGTCAACCTGGGCGAAGGCGGCACGGCGACGGACTACCTGGCGCTGATCCGGCTGGCTCAGGAAACCGTCGCGGCCAGGTTCGGTGTGCGGCTGGAACTGGAGATCGAACTGCTGGGCGATTTCAGCACCTGA